The Juglans microcarpa x Juglans regia isolate MS1-56 chromosome 8S, Jm3101_v1.0, whole genome shotgun sequence genome has a window encoding:
- the LOC121245093 gene encoding serine/arginine-rich splicing factor SR34A-like, whose protein sequence is MSGRFSRTIYVGNLPSDIRESEIEDLFYKYGRILDIELKIPPRPPCYCFVEFDNARDAEDAIRGRDGYNFDGCRLRVELAHGGRGPSSSDRRGGYGGGGGGGGGSSGGGRFGISRHSEFRVVVRGLPSSASWQDLKDHMRKAGDVCFAEVSRDSEGTFGLVDYTNYDDMKYAIRKLDDTEFRNPWARGYIRVKKYEGSPIRSRSRSRSRSRSERRDRSISLERSISRSVSRSRSASPVKSSRPRSRSRSGSPLQARSDSG, encoded by the exons ATGAGTGGTCGTTTTTCTCGCACAATCTATGTTGGAAACCTGCCCTCAGATATAAGAGAATCAGAAATTGAAGATCTATTCTACAAG TATGGCCGTATATTGGATATTGAATTGAAGATTCCGCCCCGCCCTCCATGTTATTGTTTTGTGGAG TTTGATAATGCTCGGGATGCAGAAGATGCAATCAGGGGCCGTGATGGCTATAACTTTGATGGTTGTCGGTTGAGG GTTGAACTTGCCCATGGCGGTAGAGGGCCATCTTCAAGTGATCGTCGTGGTGGCTATggtggcggcggcggcggcggagGTGGCAGCAGTGGTGGTGGCCGATTTGGTATCTCACGCCATTCTGAATTTCGAG TTGTTGTCCGTGGGCTCCCTTCTTCTGCTTCCTGGCAAGATTTGAAG GATCATATGCGGAAAGCTGGTGATGTATGTTTTGCAGAGGTATCCCGTGACAGTGAAG GGACCTTTGGCCTTGTTGATTACACTAATTATGATGACATGAAATATGCT ATTCGGAAGCTTGATGACACCGAATTCAGAAATCCTTGGGCAAGAGGTTACATTCGG GTCAAGAAGTACGAGGGCAGTCCCATAAGGAGCCGAAGTAGAAGCCGCAGCCGAAGCAGAAGTGAAAGGAGGGACAGGAG TATATCATTGGAACGCTCTATTTCTAGATCGGTATCAAGATCCAGATCTGCATCTCCTGTCAAATCTTCCAG GCCAAGATCAAGATCAAGGTCAGGATCTCCTCTCCAG GCACGGTCAGATAGTGGCTGA
- the LOC121245092 gene encoding uncharacterized protein LOC121245092 isoform X2 yields MPCSKEEALVRLFYNVSSSFHLLFLFLYCSTLLLLKLFHFLRSNPLIQRNENGYEYHLLSEEEEVDQEEEEERYVHHAECTEKDDPLVADIIHGGEAPVLSLRSQSQRFKTLSEEFITPSETLSVHESSRGSESEDEVEDVFVEELLPTRDIKDADSVILKSDPNQSRPTTSMPISINLRKSELDQDKDKNPDHDRHFRSERKDQEFLIFEPPNKLETKKFLVQEKDDDDHDEIFGDSCTVGSTSKSSSEWRSSINCRDSGTEDPFSSSSRRSCPKWESYTVFQKYDEEMTFLDRISAQKLQETESLRSIQVCPRSISERLVHKFATMNKRPPPASDIRQNPYQELEAAYVAQICLTWEALNWNYKYFQQKRASRQDHDPGCPAHVAQEFQQFQVLLQRYVENEPYEQGRRPEVYARMRLLAPKLLLVPEYRDSEDDQKQDGFGSRISSAEFLLIMEDGIRTFMNFLKADKQKPCQIISAFFRRNRKGSIDPTLLNLVKKVNQKKKTKLKDLRGAWKCLRKRSRLKVDEEMEILMGLIDLKVVSRVLRMKEINEEQMHWCEEKMSKVRILEGKLQRDSSTLFFPAH; encoded by the exons ATGCCATGTTCGAAGGAGGAAGCTCTTGTTAGGCTATTCTACAATGTCTCAAGCTCCTTCCACcttcttttcctcttcctttACTGCTCCACCCTTCTGCTCCTCAAGCTCTTCCATTTTCTTCGCAGCAATCCATTAATTCAGAG AAACGAAAATGGATACGAGTATCACTTACTCTCCGAGGAAGAAGAGGTAgaccaagaagaagaagaagaaaggtatGTTCATCATGCTGAATGCACTGAGAAAGATGATCCTCTTGTGGCTGACATCATTCATGGCGGTGAAGCGCCAGTACTGTCATTAAGAAGCCAATCTCAGAGGTTTAAAACTCTTTCTGAAGAATTCATAACCCCAAGTGAAACGCTGTCTGTTCATGAATCTTCCCGAGGTTCGGAATCTGAAGATGAAGTTGAAGATGTGTTCGTGGAGGAATTACTCCCTACAAGAGACATTAAAGATGCTGATTCGGTTATTCTCAAATCGGATCCAAATCAGAGCAGGCCCACCACATCCATGCCAATAAGCATAAACCTACGAAAAAGTGAATTGGATCAGGACAAGGACAAAAACCCAGATCATG ATCGTCACTTTCGTAGTGAAAGAAAAGATCAGGAATTCTTGATTTTTGAACCACCCAATAAGTTGGAGACAAAGAAGTTTCTAGTTCAAGAgaaggatgatgatgatcatgatgagatCTTTGGCGACTCCTGCACCGTTGGTTCTACATCTAAGAGCTCATCTGAGTGGAGAAGCTCGATTAATTGCAGGGATTCAGGAACTGAAGatccattttcttcttcatctcggAGGAGTTGCCCCAAGTGGGAATCTTACACAGTGTTTCAAAAATATGATGAAGAAATGACATTCCTCGATAGAATCAGTGCACAAAAGCTTCAGGAAACAG AATCACTTAGGTCTATTCAAGTGTGTCCGAGATCAATATCAGAGAGACTTGTTCATAAGTTTGCAACGATGAACAAAAGGCCGCCGCCGGCATCAGATATCCGGCAGAACCCATATCAGGAACTGGAGGCAGCCTATGTTGCACAGATTTGCTTAACATGGGAAGCTCTCAATTGGAACTACAAGTATTTTCAGCAGAAGAGAGCTTCCCGCCAGGATCATGACCCCGGCTGTCCTGCCCATGTTGCTCAAGAGTTTCAGCAATTTCAAGTTCTTTTACAGAGATATGTAGAGAATGAACCTTATGAGCAAGGCCGGAGACCTGAGGTTTATGCAAGGATGAGGCTTTTAGCACCAAAGCTGCTTCTGGTGCCAGAATACCGAG ATTCAGAAGACGACCAAAAGCAGGATGGTTTTGGATCAAGAATTTCATCAGCAGAGTTTCTTCTTATAATGGAGGACGGAATCAGAactttcatgaattttctcaagGCTGACAAGCAAAAACCATGCCAAATTATATCAGCATTTTTTAGGAGAAACAGAAAAGGTTCAATTGATCCAACTCTTCTCAATCTGGTGAAGAAGGTTAATCAAAAA AAGAAGACAAAGCTTAAAGATCTTCGCGGTGCATGGAAATGCTTGAGAAAAAGATCAAGGCTGAAGGTAGATGAAGAGATGGAGATATTAATGGGTCTAATAGATCTGAAAGTGGTGTCTAGGGTTCtgagaatgaaagaaataaatgaagaacAAATGCATTGGTGTGAAGAGAAGATGAGCAAAGTTAGAATTTTGGAAGGTAAACTGCAAAGAGATTCCTCAACACTTTTCTTCCCAGCTCACTGA
- the LOC121245092 gene encoding uncharacterized protein LOC121245092 isoform X1, with the protein MPCSKEEALVRLFYNVSSSFHLLFLFLYCSTLLLLKLFHFLRSNPLIQRNENGYEYHLLSEEEEVDQEEEEERYVHHAECTEKDDPLVADIIHGGEAPVLSLRSQSQRFKTLSEEFITPSETLSVHESSRGSESEDEVEDVFVEELLPTRDIKDADSVILKSDPNQSRPTTSMPISINLRKSELDQDKDKNPDHEDRHFRSERKDQEFLIFEPPNKLETKKFLVQEKDDDDHDEIFGDSCTVGSTSKSSSEWRSSINCRDSGTEDPFSSSSRRSCPKWESYTVFQKYDEEMTFLDRISAQKLQETESLRSIQVCPRSISERLVHKFATMNKRPPPASDIRQNPYQELEAAYVAQICLTWEALNWNYKYFQQKRASRQDHDPGCPAHVAQEFQQFQVLLQRYVENEPYEQGRRPEVYARMRLLAPKLLLVPEYRDSEDDQKQDGFGSRISSAEFLLIMEDGIRTFMNFLKADKQKPCQIISAFFRRNRKGSIDPTLLNLVKKVNQKKKTKLKDLRGAWKCLRKRSRLKVDEEMEILMGLIDLKVVSRVLRMKEINEEQMHWCEEKMSKVRILEGKLQRDSSTLFFPAH; encoded by the exons ATGCCATGTTCGAAGGAGGAAGCTCTTGTTAGGCTATTCTACAATGTCTCAAGCTCCTTCCACcttcttttcctcttcctttACTGCTCCACCCTTCTGCTCCTCAAGCTCTTCCATTTTCTTCGCAGCAATCCATTAATTCAGAG AAACGAAAATGGATACGAGTATCACTTACTCTCCGAGGAAGAAGAGGTAgaccaagaagaagaagaagaaaggtatGTTCATCATGCTGAATGCACTGAGAAAGATGATCCTCTTGTGGCTGACATCATTCATGGCGGTGAAGCGCCAGTACTGTCATTAAGAAGCCAATCTCAGAGGTTTAAAACTCTTTCTGAAGAATTCATAACCCCAAGTGAAACGCTGTCTGTTCATGAATCTTCCCGAGGTTCGGAATCTGAAGATGAAGTTGAAGATGTGTTCGTGGAGGAATTACTCCCTACAAGAGACATTAAAGATGCTGATTCGGTTATTCTCAAATCGGATCCAAATCAGAGCAGGCCCACCACATCCATGCCAATAAGCATAAACCTACGAAAAAGTGAATTGGATCAGGACAAGGACAAAAACCCAGATCATG AAGATCGTCACTTTCGTAGTGAAAGAAAAGATCAGGAATTCTTGATTTTTGAACCACCCAATAAGTTGGAGACAAAGAAGTTTCTAGTTCAAGAgaaggatgatgatgatcatgatgagatCTTTGGCGACTCCTGCACCGTTGGTTCTACATCTAAGAGCTCATCTGAGTGGAGAAGCTCGATTAATTGCAGGGATTCAGGAACTGAAGatccattttcttcttcatctcggAGGAGTTGCCCCAAGTGGGAATCTTACACAGTGTTTCAAAAATATGATGAAGAAATGACATTCCTCGATAGAATCAGTGCACAAAAGCTTCAGGAAACAG AATCACTTAGGTCTATTCAAGTGTGTCCGAGATCAATATCAGAGAGACTTGTTCATAAGTTTGCAACGATGAACAAAAGGCCGCCGCCGGCATCAGATATCCGGCAGAACCCATATCAGGAACTGGAGGCAGCCTATGTTGCACAGATTTGCTTAACATGGGAAGCTCTCAATTGGAACTACAAGTATTTTCAGCAGAAGAGAGCTTCCCGCCAGGATCATGACCCCGGCTGTCCTGCCCATGTTGCTCAAGAGTTTCAGCAATTTCAAGTTCTTTTACAGAGATATGTAGAGAATGAACCTTATGAGCAAGGCCGGAGACCTGAGGTTTATGCAAGGATGAGGCTTTTAGCACCAAAGCTGCTTCTGGTGCCAGAATACCGAG ATTCAGAAGACGACCAAAAGCAGGATGGTTTTGGATCAAGAATTTCATCAGCAGAGTTTCTTCTTATAATGGAGGACGGAATCAGAactttcatgaattttctcaagGCTGACAAGCAAAAACCATGCCAAATTATATCAGCATTTTTTAGGAGAAACAGAAAAGGTTCAATTGATCCAACTCTTCTCAATCTGGTGAAGAAGGTTAATCAAAAA AAGAAGACAAAGCTTAAAGATCTTCGCGGTGCATGGAAATGCTTGAGAAAAAGATCAAGGCTGAAGGTAGATGAAGAGATGGAGATATTAATGGGTCTAATAGATCTGAAAGTGGTGTCTAGGGTTCtgagaatgaaagaaataaatgaagaacAAATGCATTGGTGTGAAGAGAAGATGAGCAAAGTTAGAATTTTGGAAGGTAAACTGCAAAGAGATTCCTCAACACTTTTCTTCCCAGCTCACTGA
- the LOC121245094 gene encoding NAC domain-containing protein 100-like has protein sequence MKMEERAQQQQLPPGFRFHPTDEELVTYYLNRKVSDVSFTSKAMAVVDLNKCEPWDLPGKATMGEKEWYFFNLRDRKYPTGLRTNRATAAGYWKTTGKDKEIFRAGMLVGMKKTLVFYKGRAPRGEKSNWVMHEYRQENNHNIPPLIKSTKDEWVVCRVFQKNAVKKPQQTPTLSSQAPSDDLDSPCDTNSNIVNEFGDIEMPNLNSFHANSCNGFNNISPQSCSYSDNNINVNMMNMNWAATRDHDDHQVATTDLSSSLSAWPSSLQLSSGLSMNSLLLKALQLRSYQQREATKTHEYYSYMMPQGQGFSQFGSWDHDSSTSTTTNLQASSSSKVLESVLQQQQYSEQLLMDSIW, from the exons ATGAAGATGGAGGAAAGGGCGCAGCAGCAGCAGCTTCCTCCTGGGTTCAGGTTCCATCCCACAGATGAAGAACTCGTTACGTATTATCTGAATCGGAAGGTGTCTGATGTTAGTTTCACGTCAAAAGCTATGGCAGTTGTTGATCTCAATAAGTGTGAACCATGGGACCTCCCAG GCAAGGCCACCATGGGGGAAAAAGAATGGTATTTTTTCAACTTGAGAGACCGAAAATACCCAACAGGACTCCGCACCAACCGAGCCACTGCAGCAGGATATTGGAAAACCACAGGGAAGGACAAGGAAATATTTCGAGCAGGAATGCTTGTTGGGATGAAGAAAACCCTAGTATTCTACAAGGGAAGAGCCCCCAGAGGTGAAAAAAGCAATTGGGTTATGCATGAATACAGGCAAGAAAACAATCATAATATCCCTCCTTTAATCAAATCCACAAAG GATGAATGGGTTGTGTGTAGGGTTTTCCAAAAGAATGCAGTGAAAAAACCACAGCAAACGCCCACGCTTTCCTCACAGGCGCCATCTGATGATCTTGATTCTCCATGCGACACAAACTCAAATATTGTAAACGAGTTTGGAGACATTGAGATGCCAAATTTAAACAGCTTTCATGCAAATTCATGCAACGGATTTAATAACATATCACCACAAAGCTGTTCCTATAGCGATAACAACATTAATGTTAACATGATGAACATGAACTGGGCTGCAACAAgggatcatgatgatcatcaggTGGCCACTACTGATCTTTCATCATCCCTCTCGGCATGGCCTTCTAGCCTTCAGCTAAGCTCTGGACTCTCGATGAATTCCTTGCTCCTTAAGGCATTACAGCTTAGAAGTTATCAGCAAAGAGAAGCTACAAAAACTCATGAGTACTACTCGTACATGATGCCACAAGGTCAAGGGTTTTCTCAGTTTGGAAGCTGGGATCACGATTcaagtactagtactactacaaATTTGCAGGCCTCAAGTTCATCTAAAGTATTGGAATCTGTGCTGCAACAGCAGCAGTACTCGGAGCAATTATTAATGGACTCCATTTGGTGA